The following coding sequences are from one Saprospiraceae bacterium window:
- a CDS encoding type 1 periplasmic binding fold superfamily protein — protein sequence MFEFICSSIVYFNNASVWNMEKNLLLATCILTLGILGCQKKDPIIPNEEEVISAIVYTLTPEKGGTMKIISVNYLGGNTPVYRSDTLEAHTTYYASVQFLNEFVSPVTDITEEVQDEANDHQIFYQSNLNDLLLLYDDADTNGFPVGLKSKLITGKSSSGELSIILRHLPEKAAEGVKLGNITNAGGETDVEINFLIYVQ from the coding sequence ATGTTCGAATTCATATGTTCAAGTATTGTGTATTTTAACAATGCTTCTGTTTGGAATATGGAGAAAAATTTGCTTTTGGCGACATGTATATTAACTTTGGGTATATTGGGCTGTCAAAAGAAAGATCCGATCATTCCCAACGAAGAAGAAGTAATTTCAGCCATAGTTTATACTCTTACTCCAGAAAAGGGTGGAACGATGAAGATCATCAGTGTGAACTATCTAGGAGGCAATACTCCCGTCTATAGATCAGACACATTAGAAGCCCATACGACTTATTACGCTTCTGTTCAGTTTCTCAATGAATTCGTATCGCCAGTGACAGACATCACAGAAGAGGTACAAGACGAAGCAAATGACCACCAGATTTTTTACCAATCCAATTTAAATGACTTATTACTGTTATACGATGACGCTGATACAAACGGATTTCCAGTTGGTTTGAAAAGTAAATTAATAACTGGCAAAAGTTCGTCAGGTGAGTTAAGCATCATTCTCCGTCATCTACCGGAAAAAGCTGCCGAAGGCGTAAAATTAGGAAACATCACGAATGCAGGCGGTGAAACAGACGTAGAGATTAACTTTTTGATCTATGTTCAATAG
- a CDS encoding 2Fe-2S iron-sulfur cluster binding domain-containing protein, translating into MSLHTYKIPVREIRKETSDCVSIAFDIPDQFKQDFDFLSGQYLTLCTDIQGESVRRSYSLCSWPGESEWRVAVKKVPGGKFSTFANTILKKGDILELFPPAGKFCLPPAPASQKQNHLFIAAGSGITPVISLIKQILNARPFDQIILLYGNRSSDSVIFKRQLFALKDKFMNRLSLSFILSQEETDEPFFTGRINPEKISEVYGKLFTKEVLDQVFICGPEKMIFELKEYFQKKGLAEHQIHFELFGSEGIPARFKVQSEEQSQVGTSQVSIKVDGRIIQFNLAKDGPSVLDAALAQKANLPFACKGGVCCTCKAKLTKGKVNMKVNYGLEPDEIDAGYILSCQSHPVSDEIEVDFD; encoded by the coding sequence ATGAGCCTACATACATACAAGATTCCTGTAAGAGAGATACGAAAAGAAACTTCGGACTGTGTTTCGATTGCTTTTGATATACCGGACCAATTCAAACAAGACTTTGATTTTCTTTCCGGCCAATATCTGACCTTGTGTACAGACATTCAGGGAGAATCAGTACGTCGCTCTTACTCACTTTGTTCATGGCCGGGTGAAAGCGAATGGCGAGTGGCTGTAAAAAAAGTACCCGGGGGAAAATTCTCAACCTTTGCAAACACAATCCTTAAAAAAGGGGACATCCTGGAATTGTTTCCACCAGCCGGAAAATTCTGTTTGCCTCCTGCGCCTGCATCCCAAAAACAAAATCATCTGTTTATAGCTGCAGGTAGTGGTATTACTCCGGTTATTTCTCTGATCAAACAGATCCTCAATGCTCGGCCTTTTGACCAAATCATTTTATTGTATGGTAACCGCTCCAGCGATAGCGTCATCTTTAAGCGCCAGTTGTTCGCTTTGAAGGACAAATTTATGAATCGTCTGAGCCTATCCTTCATTTTGAGCCAGGAAGAAACTGATGAACCATTTTTCACTGGAAGAATCAATCCCGAAAAAATTTCTGAGGTTTATGGAAAGCTATTCACCAAAGAAGTGTTGGACCAAGTCTTCATTTGTGGTCCGGAAAAAATGATTTTTGAACTCAAGGAATACTTTCAAAAAAAGGGGCTTGCAGAACATCAAATACATTTTGAATTATTTGGCTCAGAAGGCATTCCGGCAAGATTCAAAGTCCAGTCAGAGGAACAAAGCCAGGTAGGAACTTCTCAAGTATCTATAAAAGTGGATGGCCGGATCATTCAGTTCAATCTTGCCAAAGATGGACCATCAGTATTGGACGCAGCCTTAGCTCAAAAAGCCAATCTCCCGTTTGCATGCAAAGGCGGAGTGTGTTGTACCTGCAAAGCTAAGCTGACAAAAGGTAAAGTCAATATGAAAGTCAATTACGGATTAGAACCTGACGAAATCGATGCAGGCTATATCCTGAGTTGTCAATCTCATCCTGTTAGTGACGAGATTGAGGTGGATTTTGACTAA
- a CDS encoding methylmalonyl-CoA mutase family protein encodes MESLQTYQSKYKIRILTAASLFDGHDAAINIMRRIMQSSGAEIIHLGHNRSAQEIVDAAIQEDVQGIAITSYQGGHNEFFKYIFDLLKENNCSHIKIFGGGGGTILPEEIKELHEYGITRIYSPDDGRKMGLQGMINDVLSHCDFPTVDHLNGQLREIKKGSVKSIAQALTLVESDFIHSDQINTQIDNTTSALKKIPVLGITGTGGAGKSSLVDEIIRRFIIDFPDKKIGILSVDPSRRKTGGALLGDRIRMNSVHPSFHKGHVFMRSLATRQSNLALSPHIRKSLEILRLANFDLVILETSGIGQSDTEIADFADCALYVMTPEYGAASQLEKIDMLDFADIIAINKFDKRGAQDALRDVKKQVQRNKQLWDVSPEEMPVFGTIASQFNDPGTNLLYINLIKILNSKLDLKWNSHINLPTGESEKLYIIPPSRTRYLSEIAEQNRTYDEWAHQQENLARSLFAVRESIQFSNSEKISIPDLDTLENKLLNKIDGQIKNIIEEWPSKVERYRQDEYVYKVRDKELRISIFSESLSHTKIPKVILPQFKDYGEIVKWTLQENVPGSFPYTAGVFPFKRKEEDPTRMFAGEGGPERTNKRFHYVSLGMPATRLSTAFDSVTLYGEDPDYRPDIYGKIGNSGVSICSLDDAKKLYSGFDLCDPRTSVSMTINGPAATMCAFFMNAAIDQQCEKYIRTHQLEHLVESALQKKYDALQITRPHYEGNLPEGNDGLGLLLLGVTGDQVLPEEVYQTCKAKALQSVRGTVQADILKEDQAQNTCIFSTEFSLKLMGDVQEYFILNKVRNFYSVSISGYHIAEAGANPISQLAFTLSNGFTYVEYYLSRGLKIDDFAPNLSFFFSNGLDPEYAVIGRVARRIWAKAMKLKYGANERSQMLKYHIQTSGRSLHAQEISFNDIRTTLQALYAIYDNCNSLHTNAYDEAITTPTEESVRRAMAIQLIINKELGLSKNENPLQGSFIIEELTDLVEEAVLIEFDRITERGGVLGAMETMYQRSKIQEESLYYEMLKHTGEFPLIGVNTFLSKEGSPTILPKEVIRSTGEEKDNQIQFLENIITAHKDKSAILLQELKKASIENKNIFEHLMEASKYCSLGQITQTLYEVGGRYRRNM; translated from the coding sequence ATGGAAAGCTTACAAACCTACCAGTCCAAATATAAAATACGCATACTGACTGCTGCCTCATTGTTCGATGGACATGATGCTGCAATTAATATTATGCGCCGAATCATGCAATCCAGCGGTGCTGAAATCATCCATCTTGGGCATAATAGATCAGCTCAGGAAATTGTTGATGCCGCCATCCAAGAAGACGTTCAAGGTATTGCCATTACCTCATATCAGGGAGGTCACAACGAATTTTTCAAATACATCTTTGACCTGCTTAAAGAAAATAACTGTAGCCATATAAAAATTTTCGGAGGCGGTGGTGGCACTATATTACCAGAAGAAATCAAAGAGCTGCATGAATACGGAATAACCAGGATTTACAGTCCGGATGATGGGAGAAAAATGGGCCTTCAAGGTATGATTAATGATGTCCTCTCTCATTGTGATTTTCCCACCGTTGACCACCTCAATGGTCAGTTGAGAGAAATTAAAAAAGGTTCTGTAAAATCAATAGCTCAAGCGCTGACATTGGTCGAAAGTGATTTTATACATTCTGATCAAATCAATACCCAAATAGACAATACTACATCGGCACTCAAAAAAATTCCTGTCCTTGGAATTACCGGTACTGGCGGTGCTGGAAAATCAAGTTTGGTGGATGAAATCATTCGCAGATTTATCATCGATTTTCCGGATAAAAAAATTGGAATACTATCCGTTGATCCATCCCGAAGAAAAACAGGTGGTGCACTCCTAGGTGATCGTATTAGAATGAATTCTGTCCATCCATCATTTCATAAAGGACACGTGTTTATGCGCTCACTGGCTACACGTCAATCCAATCTCGCCCTTTCGCCGCATATTAGAAAATCACTCGAAATTCTAAGGCTTGCTAATTTTGATCTGGTCATATTAGAAACCTCAGGTATTGGACAATCAGATACTGAAATTGCTGATTTTGCTGACTGTGCTTTGTACGTGATGACTCCAGAGTATGGTGCAGCTTCCCAGCTTGAAAAAATTGACATGCTTGATTTTGCAGATATCATCGCAATTAATAAATTCGACAAACGCGGTGCTCAAGATGCCTTACGCGATGTCAAAAAACAAGTTCAAAGGAATAAACAGCTCTGGGATGTTTCACCGGAAGAAATGCCCGTTTTCGGAACAATTGCATCACAATTTAATGACCCGGGAACTAATTTATTGTACATCAATTTGATCAAAATCCTGAACTCTAAACTCGATTTAAAATGGAATTCCCATATCAATTTACCTACAGGAGAGAGTGAAAAACTTTATATCATTCCTCCTTCAAGGACGAGATATCTCTCTGAAATCGCAGAACAAAATCGCACATACGATGAATGGGCGCATCAACAAGAAAATTTAGCGAGATCATTGTTTGCAGTGAGAGAAAGTATCCAGTTTTCCAATTCAGAAAAAATTTCAATTCCAGATTTGGACACTCTTGAAAATAAATTATTGAATAAGATTGATGGGCAGATAAAAAATATCATTGAAGAGTGGCCATCCAAAGTGGAACGATACAGACAAGATGAATATGTCTACAAAGTAAGGGATAAAGAACTGCGTATATCTATATTTTCAGAGTCGTTATCGCATACTAAAATCCCCAAAGTAATCCTCCCACAATTTAAAGATTACGGAGAAATTGTCAAATGGACGCTTCAAGAAAATGTTCCAGGTTCATTTCCTTATACCGCAGGTGTTTTTCCTTTTAAAAGAAAAGAAGAAGATCCTACACGAATGTTTGCAGGTGAAGGCGGCCCTGAGCGAACCAACAAGAGATTCCACTATGTGTCTTTAGGAATGCCTGCAACAAGGCTTTCCACTGCTTTTGATTCTGTGACATTGTATGGAGAAGATCCCGATTACAGACCTGATATTTACGGTAAAATAGGCAACAGTGGAGTGAGCATTTGCAGTCTTGATGATGCAAAAAAACTTTACAGTGGTTTTGATTTATGCGATCCAAGAACATCCGTAAGTATGACGATCAATGGTCCTGCAGCAACGATGTGTGCATTTTTTATGAATGCGGCAATCGACCAACAATGTGAAAAATATATCCGCACACATCAGCTGGAACATCTGGTTGAATCTGCACTACAAAAAAAATATGATGCACTACAGATTACAAGACCCCACTATGAAGGAAATCTCCCAGAAGGAAATGATGGATTAGGATTGTTATTACTTGGCGTCACAGGAGATCAGGTATTGCCGGAAGAAGTTTATCAAACCTGCAAAGCAAAAGCTCTCCAATCTGTACGCGGTACTGTCCAAGCAGATATTCTCAAAGAAGATCAGGCTCAAAATACGTGCATTTTTTCAACTGAATTTTCACTTAAACTAATGGGAGATGTTCAGGAATATTTTATTCTAAACAAAGTTCGAAATTTTTATTCAGTATCGATCAGTGGATACCATATCGCCGAAGCTGGTGCAAACCCGATTTCACAACTTGCATTTACCTTGAGCAATGGTTTTACTTATGTAGAATATTATCTGTCACGTGGTTTGAAAATTGATGATTTTGCTCCTAATCTTTCTTTCTTTTTCTCCAATGGCTTGGATCCAGAATACGCAGTAATTGGGCGTGTTGCAAGGAGGATTTGGGCCAAAGCGATGAAGTTAAAATATGGCGCAAATGAAAGAAGCCAGATGCTCAAATACCATATCCAAACTTCAGGGAGGTCATTGCATGCACAAGAAATTTCATTCAATGATATCAGAACCACTCTTCAAGCACTCTATGCCATTTATGACAATTGCAATTCACTGCATACAAATGCCTACGACGAAGCAATCACCACACCTACTGAGGAATCAGTCAGGAGAGCTATGGCTATCCAACTGATCATCAACAAAGAATTAGGCTTGTCAAAAAATGAAAACCCATTGCAAGGATCATTTATCATTGAGGAATTAACTGATCTGGTGGAAGAAGCAGTACTTATTGAATTTGACCGAATTACAGAAAGGGGTGGCGTTTTAGGCGCAATGGAGACCATGTACCAGCGAAGTAAAATACAGGAAGAATCTCTTTACTATGAGATGCTCAAACATACCGGAGAATTTCCTTTGATTGGCGTGAATACATTTCTTTCTAAAGAAGGTTCTCCTACAATTTTACCAAAAGAAGTAATTCGTTCTACCGGAGAAGAAAAAGATAATCAAATTCAATTTCTGGAAAATATAATAACCGCACATAAAGACAAATCCGCTATACTGCTCCAAGAACTTAAAAAAGCTAGCATTGAAAATAAAAATATTTTCGAACATTTGATGGAAGCATCAAAATACTGTAGCTTAGGACAAATTACGCAGACACTTTATGAAGTCGGAGGTAGATACCGAAGAAATATGTAA
- a CDS encoding carboxypeptidase-like regulatory domain-containing protein, translating into MKKLLFMGGLMMWSFLTVAQFGSNKPEVIRGVLFDKATNVRLEAAVITVDLGGYTVSSMTDAGGYFTLFNIPQETATLRISMAGYEDKIITNIQKSEDVEYHIGMEPKKLTAEDPIR; encoded by the coding sequence ATGAAAAAGTTATTATTTATGGGGGGATTGATGATGTGGAGTTTCCTGACAGTAGCCCAGTTTGGCTCTAACAAACCTGAAGTCATCAGAGGGGTTTTATTCGATAAAGCAACAAACGTAAGATTAGAGGCTGCCGTTATCACCGTGGATCTCGGCGGATATACAGTCAGTTCAATGACGGATGCAGGTGGTTACTTTACATTGTTCAACATACCTCAAGAGACTGCAACATTGCGCATTTCAATGGCAGGATACGAAGACAAAATCATCACCAATATCCAGAAATCTGAAGATGTTGAATACCATATTGGTATGGAACCAAAGAAACTCACTGCTGAGGATCCCATCAGATAA
- a CDS encoding TonB-dependent receptor encodes MFYILVLYFLVTIQFVTAQECSIILEGRINDQSSGKSLEFVQILIQETSQSAYSNERGEWFIQHICPGEYHLIISHIGCEIKEMHVHLFKDTLIQITLSHTAISLDGVTIDGGSRNHKTQAASVVGKEFIEENAQQNLSNLLSNEAGVSTLRNGTSISKPIVQGLFGNRLTILNNGVPLSGQQWGNDHSPEIDPLSATRITVLKGAGSIEYFGGNIGGVILVEPERIQREPHLHGRLSYLYEHNGRGSNLNAQLQKYSPIVAWKLNGTLKYYGDRSTPDYFLNNSGSREYHGSLQLEKTWKDRLFCDVYFSSFNTSIGVLRGSHVGNLTDLNEALKRSLPFFTEDKFSYDIDAPKQTVSHQFAKFQSKYHFAENQSLEWTLALQLNERKEFDVRRGGRESIPALSLRQWNTHSGFKYQGEIKDNWNVKTGLQLSFTDNTNDPATGILPLIPDYLSWKFGAFASSQLKFKKTDYQCGVRYDFEYQNVAAISRDLPRKIVRSNNKYGGFSVMNSLLYGLTQTQKIGFQMGFTLRNPAINELYSNGLHQAVAGIEEGNENLKSESALKLSLEHKWIPNSKISLQTLFYVQRFWDYIYLQAQDEFRLTIRGAFPVFQYKQTNAIISGLDLAGQWSLGSSWAGQLRLSLIKGNDISNQIPLINIPPASVYGNVTYRLNRSVNFRHVKYSEIEFELGHHIVFKKSGLLENQDYKPAPPAYQLTNFNASTDVIFSKYKCKLFFKIDNLFDIKYRDYLNFQRYFADDLGRSIIVGINFKF; translated from the coding sequence ATGTTTTACATTTTGGTGCTTTACTTTTTAGTAACAATTCAATTTGTTACAGCGCAAGAGTGCTCCATTATATTGGAAGGTAGGATCAATGATCAGTCTTCAGGTAAATCTTTGGAATTCGTTCAGATTTTAATTCAAGAAACCAGTCAAAGTGCCTATTCAAACGAAAGAGGAGAGTGGTTCATCCAACATATTTGTCCAGGAGAATATCACTTGATAATATCACATATTGGTTGCGAAATCAAAGAAATGCATGTTCATTTATTCAAGGATACTTTGATCCAAATAACCTTAAGCCATACGGCTATTTCCCTTGATGGTGTGACCATAGACGGTGGATCCAGAAACCATAAAACCCAAGCTGCCTCGGTAGTGGGAAAAGAATTCATCGAAGAAAATGCACAGCAAAATCTATCCAATCTACTCTCTAACGAAGCCGGTGTTTCCACCCTCAGAAATGGTACTTCGATTTCTAAACCAATTGTCCAGGGATTATTTGGTAACCGGCTTACGATACTCAATAATGGAGTACCATTGAGTGGCCAGCAGTGGGGCAATGATCATAGTCCCGAAATCGACCCACTTTCTGCAACGAGGATCACGGTTTTAAAGGGTGCTGGATCTATAGAATATTTTGGAGGAAATATAGGAGGAGTGATCTTGGTAGAACCGGAGCGAATCCAAAGAGAGCCTCATCTGCACGGAAGATTATCTTATCTGTATGAGCACAATGGTCGGGGAAGTAACTTGAATGCTCAATTGCAAAAATATTCGCCTATCGTAGCCTGGAAATTGAATGGCACGTTGAAGTATTATGGCGATAGAAGTACGCCTGATTATTTTTTGAACAACTCCGGTTCAAGAGAATATCACGGATCATTACAATTAGAAAAAACCTGGAAAGATCGACTATTTTGCGACGTATACTTCAGTAGTTTCAATACGTCCATAGGAGTATTACGAGGCTCGCATGTCGGAAATCTTACCGACTTAAACGAAGCCTTGAAAAGGAGTTTGCCTTTTTTTACAGAAGATAAATTTAGTTATGATATTGATGCTCCCAAGCAAACGGTATCACATCAATTTGCAAAATTTCAATCTAAATATCACTTTGCTGAAAATCAATCGTTGGAATGGACCTTGGCATTGCAGCTCAATGAAAGAAAAGAATTTGACGTGCGACGTGGTGGAAGGGAGAGTATTCCAGCCTTGAGTTTGCGGCAATGGAACACTCATTCCGGTTTCAAGTATCAAGGAGAAATTAAAGATAATTGGAATGTCAAAACGGGCTTGCAATTGAGTTTTACCGATAATACGAATGATCCAGCAACAGGTATATTACCTTTGATTCCGGACTACCTTTCATGGAAATTTGGAGCTTTTGCATCCTCACAACTCAAATTTAAAAAAACAGATTATCAATGTGGAGTTCGATATGATTTTGAATATCAAAATGTAGCTGCAATTAGCAGAGATTTGCCAAGAAAAATTGTCCGGAGCAATAACAAGTATGGAGGATTTAGTGTGATGAATTCGTTACTATACGGATTGACACAAACCCAAAAGATAGGTTTCCAAATGGGATTTACATTGAGAAATCCAGCGATCAATGAGTTATATAGCAATGGTTTGCATCAAGCTGTTGCAGGTATCGAAGAGGGAAATGAAAATTTAAAATCCGAGTCTGCCTTGAAACTAAGCTTGGAACATAAGTGGATTCCCAATTCGAAAATCTCTTTGCAAACTCTTTTTTATGTACAACGATTTTGGGATTATATCTATTTGCAAGCTCAAGATGAATTTCGTCTAACGATTAGGGGAGCTTTCCCTGTATTTCAATACAAACAAACGAATGCGATCATCAGCGGGCTTGATCTGGCTGGTCAATGGTCACTAGGATCGTCTTGGGCAGGCCAGTTGCGATTGAGTCTAATCAAAGGAAATGATATTTCAAATCAAATTCCATTGATCAATATACCACCTGCAAGTGTTTATGGCAATGTCACCTATCGTTTGAATCGAAGTGTGAATTTTCGTCATGTAAAATATTCAGAAATTGAATTTGAATTAGGCCATCATATCGTGTTTAAAAAATCTGGTTTACTGGAGAATCAGGATTATAAACCGGCGCCGCCTGCATATCAACTAACCAATTTTAACGCATCCACAGACGTTATTTTTTCAAAATACAAATGCAAGTTATTTTTTAAAATTGATAATTTGTTTGATATTAAGTACAGAGATTATCTGAATTTCCAACGCTATTTTGCTGATGATCTCGGCCGGAGTATTATTGTAGGGATCAATTTTAAGTTTTAA